The Leadbettera azotonutricia ZAS-9 genome has a window encoding:
- a CDS encoding hexokinase gives MGKFNPQALSEFARYYGFHYDIIDPVALAEDVRIDMERGLKGQPTSLPMIPAFISPVAKAESGETVVALDAGGTNLRASLVRFDEYGKAQPSATEKVPMPGTSGRVNAEAFFDQIASVAAPLIEKSPDPIKGIGFCFSYPMEITKDADGILLAFSKEVDAPDVVGKAIGKGLKEALKRRKVKVPERVVLLNDTVATLLSGLADPSLSTRKGADLYGVPGGPVVGFILGTGFNTAYPESSIPKIKFESKTNPQIVVCESGTFASRYVGFLDKEYDSTTKNPGGYTLEKATAGAYLGPLTFHILKRAVKDGLVKFAKSKEFLDWPALQTKDLNAFMHAPLAMEGPIGALFEKDEIDALRSFVYITSIITERAALLSAGVVAGAVLKSSEGFDPFVPVRIAVEGTTYMIYKGMRTALEAWLHIMLTKGKPRSYVIGPVEQASLFGAAVAALTK, from the coding sequence ATGGGTAAATTCAATCCCCAGGCGCTTTCAGAGTTCGCCAGGTATTACGGGTTTCATTACGATATTATAGATCCTGTTGCCCTGGCTGAGGATGTGCGCATTGATATGGAAAGGGGGCTCAAGGGTCAGCCTACAAGCCTCCCCATGATCCCTGCTTTTATAAGCCCTGTGGCCAAAGCCGAAAGCGGCGAAACCGTAGTTGCCCTGGATGCGGGGGGAACCAACCTCCGGGCAAGCCTGGTGCGCTTTGATGAATATGGCAAGGCCCAGCCCAGCGCCACTGAAAAAGTGCCTATGCCCGGCACTTCGGGCAGGGTGAACGCCGAAGCCTTCTTTGACCAGATCGCTTCTGTTGCCGCTCCGCTCATCGAAAAATCCCCTGATCCTATTAAAGGCATAGGCTTCTGTTTTTCCTACCCCATGGAGATTACCAAAGATGCTGACGGCATACTCCTTGCTTTCAGCAAGGAAGTTGACGCCCCCGACGTGGTTGGCAAGGCTATTGGCAAAGGACTCAAAGAAGCCCTTAAGCGCAGAAAGGTGAAAGTCCCCGAGAGGGTAGTGCTCCTTAACGATACAGTTGCCACTTTGCTCTCCGGCCTGGCGGACCCGAGCCTTTCAACCAGGAAGGGCGCGGATCTCTACGGCGTCCCCGGCGGCCCTGTGGTGGGCTTTATCCTGGGCACAGGCTTTAACACCGCTTATCCTGAATCGAGCATACCCAAAATCAAATTTGAATCCAAAACAAACCCTCAGATTGTGGTCTGCGAGAGCGGCACTTTTGCGAGCCGTTATGTGGGCTTTCTTGACAAGGAATATGATTCCACTACCAAAAACCCCGGAGGCTACACCCTCGAAAAAGCAACTGCCGGCGCTTACCTTGGCCCACTGACTTTCCATATACTCAAGCGCGCTGTCAAAGACGGGCTTGTAAAATTCGCCAAGTCAAAAGAATTCCTGGATTGGCCCGCTTTGCAGACCAAGGATCTCAACGCCTTTATGCACGCACCCCTGGCCATGGAAGGCCCTATCGGCGCCCTTTTTGAAAAGGATGAAATTGACGCGCTGAGAAGCTTTGTGTATATCACTTCGATTATTACCGAGCGTGCGGCGCTCCTTTCCGCAGGGGTGGTTGCGGGGGCTGTCCTTAAATCATCCGAAGGCTTCGATCCTTTTGTGCCTGTCCGCATTGCTGTGGAAGGCACCACCTACATGATCTACAAGGGCATGCGCACCGCCCTCGAGGCATGGCTTCACATTATGCTCACAAAGGGCAAACCCCGGTCCTATGTCATTGGCCCAGTCGAACAAGCCTCCCTTTTTGGCGCAGCCGTGGCGGCTTTGACGAAGTAA
- a CDS encoding NFACT RNA binding domain-containing protein, which yields MSLNWKEINLILDELELPGSQIQKAIQSAYDVLSLRLYGKKGAQTLLICLAPGACRLHETFAGVPKNDKPLRFAEFLNSRIVNGRIEEAIQLGDNRIVRITVRQGEEHFRIYIRLWSNAANVIVTDGNGTILDAMKRLPKKGEVSGGHYAPEETPDNSPSPKKEYQIRELSGENPDGEAKSFNEKIDAFYRQEGGALSLDALREQARRNFEGSIGRLKASLEKLKAKEADFASGGRFKEYGDILLANMASIKPGDEWLEAENFHAGGMARIRLDPKKSPAAIAEDYYDQYRKAKNGLEDIRIEINAGEGELAKLEETLARLLEETNPLNLNKLLKTGGRQVPAARKEDAKRPGLSFRRKDWLLIVGRDAAENDALLRRHVKGNDLWLHARDYPGSYVFIKQRAGKTVPLDILLDAGNLAIFYSKGRNNGEGDLFYTHVKYLRRAKDGPKGLVLPTQEKNLHVKVEAERLRELETCRIEK from the coding sequence ATGTCGCTGAACTGGAAAGAAATCAACCTTATCCTCGACGAACTGGAACTTCCGGGCAGCCAGATTCAGAAGGCCATACAAAGCGCCTATGACGTATTGTCCCTCAGGCTCTATGGAAAGAAAGGCGCGCAGACCCTCCTCATATGCCTTGCCCCCGGGGCATGCAGGCTCCATGAAACCTTTGCAGGGGTGCCTAAAAATGACAAGCCCCTCAGATTCGCGGAATTCCTCAATTCCCGCATTGTGAACGGCCGCATAGAAGAAGCAATCCAGCTTGGGGACAACCGTATCGTAAGGATCACCGTGCGCCAGGGGGAGGAGCATTTCCGCATCTACATACGGCTCTGGTCCAACGCTGCCAATGTGATAGTCACTGACGGGAATGGAACCATCCTGGATGCCATGAAGCGGCTCCCAAAAAAAGGCGAAGTCTCGGGGGGGCATTATGCGCCTGAAGAAACCCCGGATAATTCGCCTTCCCCGAAAAAGGAATACCAAATCCGCGAATTAAGCGGCGAAAACCCTGACGGGGAAGCAAAAAGCTTCAACGAAAAAATCGACGCCTTTTACAGGCAGGAGGGAGGGGCCCTTTCCCTGGATGCGTTAAGGGAACAGGCAAGGCGGAACTTTGAAGGCAGCATAGGGCGTTTAAAGGCGTCTCTCGAAAAATTAAAAGCCAAAGAAGCGGATTTCGCCTCGGGGGGCCGTTTTAAGGAGTATGGAGATATACTGCTCGCAAACATGGCCTCCATTAAACCCGGAGACGAGTGGCTCGAAGCGGAAAATTTCCATGCCGGCGGCATGGCAAGAATCAGGCTGGATCCAAAAAAAAGCCCTGCTGCCATTGCGGAGGATTATTATGATCAATACCGTAAAGCCAAAAACGGACTTGAGGACATACGCATAGAAATCAACGCGGGCGAAGGCGAGCTTGCCAAACTGGAAGAAACCCTCGCAAGGCTCCTTGAAGAAACCAATCCCTTAAACCTCAACAAACTCCTCAAGACCGGGGGCAGGCAGGTTCCAGCTGCACGAAAGGAAGACGCCAAACGGCCGGGGCTTTCGTTCAGACGCAAGGACTGGCTCCTCATAGTGGGCAGGGATGCGGCCGAGAATGACGCCCTCCTCAGAAGGCACGTGAAGGGCAACGATCTCTGGCTCCATGCCAGGGACTATCCGGGATCTTATGTGTTCATCAAACAGAGGGCAGGCAAGACCGTGCCTCTGGACATACTCCTGGATGCGGGGAACCTTGCCATCTTCTATTCCAAGGGGAGGAACAATGGGGAAGGGGACCTTTTCTACACCCACGTAAAATACCTGCGCCGCGCCAAAGACGGCCCCAAGGGCCTGGTTCTTCCCACACAGGAGAAAAACCTCCATGTTAAGGTAGAGGCAGAGCGGCTCAGGGAACTTGAAACTTGCAGAATAGAAAAATAA
- a CDS encoding glycoside hydrolase family 3 N-terminal domain-containing protein, producing the protein MGRCIAGHFWELLILMLVFLSCTGKGTAPVGVSPGPVESGAVGGPGQKYLPGADDASYARYRKEAAVIASLMDDRFLASQVLLAGLDNKNFLSMDIAAMLRKIPAGGIMFFKYNLDAEKDMVRSFLEDCSNLVAVSGCGIVPFMAVDHEGGLVHRFGPGIEKLPAAAAFWDLAEAESQAASLEAIEELASLSAAEIRDLGITMNLAPVAEILNDDNKYFLETRSYGPDPGFTEAAVSAFIRGMDAAGIACVAKHFPGNSGEDPHGSLPVLRAGKPVLDEMAKPFASAIQNLRCPGVMVSHVMVPAVDPFRNASLSPLVLDGWLRGDLGFQGIIVADDFAMGAVSASGLSPASAAVEALIAGADMVMVWPRTIDAVYGAILGALEDEQLSRRRLREAAERVLAEKIRYGLIIPVPEGNP; encoded by the coding sequence ATGGGTCGTTGTATTGCCGGGCATTTTTGGGAGCTTCTCATTTTGATGCTTGTGTTCCTGTCCTGTACGGGGAAGGGCACGGCACCGGTCGGCGTTTCTCCGGGGCCTGTTGAATCCGGGGCTGTCGGCGGTCCGGGGCAGAAGTATCTCCCAGGGGCGGACGACGCGTCTTACGCACGGTACAGGAAAGAGGCGGCTGTCATTGCCTCGCTTATGGACGACAGGTTTCTGGCTTCCCAGGTGCTTTTGGCCGGGCTGGACAATAAGAATTTTCTTTCTATGGATATTGCCGCAATGCTCAGAAAGATCCCCGCTGGGGGTATTATGTTTTTCAAATACAACCTGGATGCTGAAAAGGATATGGTCAGGTCTTTTCTTGAGGACTGCTCGAATCTTGTCGCGGTATCAGGGTGCGGCATTGTCCCTTTCATGGCAGTGGATCACGAGGGCGGCCTGGTGCACCGTTTTGGGCCGGGCATAGAAAAGCTCCCGGCTGCGGCTGCCTTTTGGGATCTTGCCGAGGCGGAAAGCCAGGCAGCATCCCTAGAAGCCATTGAGGAGTTGGCCAGCCTTTCCGCCGCGGAGATACGGGACCTGGGCATCACCATGAACCTTGCGCCTGTGGCTGAAATTTTGAACGATGACAACAAATATTTTCTCGAAACCCGATCTTATGGGCCGGACCCTGGTTTTACCGAAGCAGCGGTTTCCGCCTTTATCCGGGGCATGGATGCTGCGGGCATTGCCTGCGTTGCCAAGCACTTCCCCGGCAATTCCGGCGAAGACCCCCATGGCAGCTTGCCTGTGCTCAGGGCAGGCAAGCCTGTCCTGGATGAGATGGCAAAGCCCTTTGCCTCGGCGATCCAAAACCTCAGGTGCCCAGGGGTGATGGTTTCCCATGTGATGGTCCCTGCGGTCGATCCCTTCCGCAACGCCAGCCTTTCGCCCCTGGTGCTGGATGGCTGGCTCAGGGGCGATCTGGGCTTTCAGGGCATCATCGTGGCTGACGACTTTGCCATGGGCGCTGTGTCAGCCTCGGGCCTCAGCCCTGCTTCCGCAGCGGTGGAAGCCCTTATCGCCGGGGCGGACATGGTGATGGTTTGGCCCCGCACTATTGACGCAGTCTATGGGGCTATCCTTGGGGCTCTTGAAGATGAACAGCTCTCCCGCCGGCGCCTTCGTGAAGCAGCAGAAAGGGTATTGGCAGAAAAAATACGCTACGGACTTATCATTCCAGTTCCGGAGGGGAATCCATGA
- a CDS encoding RluA family pseudouridine synthase, which produces MIEESRILWQNKAAMVINKQPGEKAENDSPFPCPVHRLDMPVSGCLLLAQTPEARAFLFDAFKTRNVEKRYWAVVEAPAPDKIPPDSGELTHWLMTDTKRNKSLAYGVEKKGSKKASLRYRIAGRGDHYLFMEIELLTGRHHQIRAQLAALGLHIKGDVKYGARRGEKGGAIRLHASSLSFPNPLKSSETIRVEAPPPMEDNLWDAFRSSLTQPE; this is translated from the coding sequence ATGATCGAAGAAAGCAGAATACTATGGCAAAACAAGGCAGCCATGGTTATCAATAAGCAGCCCGGCGAAAAGGCCGAAAATGACAGCCCCTTCCCTTGCCCTGTCCACCGCCTGGACATGCCTGTCTCGGGCTGCCTCCTCCTGGCTCAGACCCCTGAAGCCCGGGCCTTCCTCTTTGATGCATTCAAAACCAGGAATGTGGAGAAGCGTTATTGGGCTGTAGTGGAAGCCCCGGCCCCTGACAAGATCCCTCCCGATTCGGGGGAGCTTACCCACTGGCTTATGACCGATACAAAACGGAACAAGTCCCTTGCCTATGGAGTGGAAAAAAAGGGCAGCAAAAAAGCATCCCTCCGATACCGCATTGCAGGCCGAGGGGATCATTATCTTTTTATGGAAATAGAATTGCTCACAGGCCGCCATCACCAGATACGGGCGCAGCTTGCTGCACTGGGCCTGCATATTAAAGGTGATGTAAAATACGGCGCCCGCAGGGGCGAGAAGGGCGGGGCTATACGCCTCCATGCTTCATCATTAAGCTTCCCCAATCCCCTTAAATCTTCCGAAACCATTCGCGTAGAAGCGCCGCCGCCTATGGAGGATAATCTCTGGGATGCTTTCAGATCAAGCTTGACTCAACCCGAATAA
- a CDS encoding aldo/keto reductase, whose product MKTINLGLSGLQVPVIAVGCMRINKLDASEASAFVKTALDLGANFFDHADIYAAGASEKIFAKAIDMKPAVREKVIIQSKCGIRPGKAFDFSKDHILKSVEGSLKRLKTEYLDVLLLHRPDALVEPEEVAEAFGILQSSGKVRHFGVSNQNPMQINLLKKYVKQPLVANQLQLSITNCTMISQGVHNNMGDEFAVSRDGSVLDFCRLHDITIQPWSPFQYGFFKGVFLDNPEFPELNTKINEIAKKYGVTNTTIALAWLLRHPAKMQPVTGTMNAKRLKECVKATEITITRDEWYEIFLAAGNILP is encoded by the coding sequence ATGAAAACCATCAATTTAGGTTTATCGGGGCTTCAGGTCCCGGTTATTGCAGTGGGCTGCATGAGGATCAATAAACTGGATGCTTCCGAAGCCTCAGCCTTTGTCAAGACAGCCCTCGATTTGGGGGCTAATTTTTTCGATCATGCTGATATTTATGCAGCCGGGGCCAGCGAGAAGATCTTCGCAAAAGCCATAGACATGAAGCCCGCAGTGAGGGAAAAGGTCATTATCCAGTCCAAATGCGGCATACGCCCCGGCAAGGCTTTTGACTTTTCCAAAGACCACATACTCAAGTCCGTGGAGGGGAGCCTTAAGCGGCTTAAGACAGAATACCTCGACGTGCTTCTCCTTCACAGGCCTGACGCCCTGGTGGAACCTGAGGAAGTAGCAGAAGCCTTCGGCATACTCCAAAGCTCGGGCAAGGTGAGGCACTTCGGCGTTTCCAACCAGAACCCCATGCAGATCAATCTGCTCAAAAAGTACGTGAAGCAGCCCCTGGTCGCCAACCAGCTCCAGCTTTCGATTACCAACTGCACCATGATTTCCCAGGGCGTCCACAACAACATGGGCGACGAATTCGCCGTAAGCCGCGATGGCAGCGTCCTCGACTTCTGCCGCCTCCATGACATCACCATTCAGCCCTGGTCCCCCTTCCAGTACGGCTTCTTCAAAGGCGTCTTCCTGGACAATCCCGAATTCCCCGAACTTAACACAAAGATCAATGAGATAGCCAAAAAGTACGGCGTTACCAATACTACTATTGCCCTGGCCTGGCTATTAAGGCACCCCGCGAAGATGCAGCCCGTCACCGGCACCATGAACGCGAAGCGCCTCAAGGAATGTGTCAAAGCAACAGAGATTACGATAACCCGTGATGAATGGTACGAGATCTTCCTGGCTGCCGGAAATATCCTGCCGTAA
- a CDS encoding DUF554 domain-containing protein — MLGPIVNAAAIVVCALVGVFLVRGIPERFEEITKKAIGLSIIYVGIKGALDNQRVLLLIMSMVAGAVIGELINIDKWMNRLGSWAERRMGMSGGTFAKGFVSASILFCTGSMAIVGSMQSGLLGNHETLFAKSILDGSISIVFGASMGIGVVFSAIPVFVYQAGIALASMAVRDLLTPDIVREMSAVGSLLVAAIGINFLGVKEIRVANLIPAIFIPWAYIAFEAAVLK; from the coding sequence ATGTTAGGGCCTATAGTTAATGCAGCAGCCATAGTGGTGTGCGCTCTGGTGGGGGTCTTCCTCGTCCGGGGCATACCGGAACGCTTCGAGGAAATCACCAAAAAGGCTATTGGCCTTTCGATTATTTACGTGGGCATCAAAGGCGCCCTGGACAACCAGAGGGTGCTCCTCCTCATCATGAGCATGGTCGCGGGGGCTGTCATAGGCGAGCTCATCAACATTGATAAATGGATGAACCGCCTTGGCTCCTGGGCCGAGCGCCGCATGGGCATGAGCGGCGGAACCTTCGCCAAAGGCTTTGTTTCGGCCAGCATTTTATTTTGCACCGGCTCCATGGCCATTGTCGGCTCCATGCAGAGCGGTCTCTTGGGCAACCACGAAACCCTTTTCGCCAAATCCATACTCGACGGCTCCATCTCCATAGTCTTCGGCGCGAGCATGGGCATAGGCGTGGTATTTTCCGCCATCCCGGTCTTTGTTTACCAGGCGGGCATAGCCCTGGCCTCCATGGCAGTGCGGGATCTCCTTACCCCGGACATTGTCCGCGAAATGTCCGCAGTGGGAAGCCTGCTGGTGGCGGCCATAGGTATCAATTTCCTCGGAGTGAAGGAGATACGGGTGGCTAATCTGATACCGGCTATTTTTATTCCCTGGGCTTATATCGCCTTTGAGGCGGCGGTTTTGAAGTAG
- a CDS encoding MFS transporter: MKFFNDIYRPDAKVARFLSVLVLSGIAYGLYRGIQDNYLAEIVHISPFERGIVEFFREIPGLLVVIILALMYRFSDSRIFKIGSALMAAGLVGLLLSSVNFVGVKFVVVIFMVVFSSGEHIIMPVKTTLTLDLAKREKSGAALGLSGAIGQLGNIAGYVIVTGLFYIMSRIGFKRNDIMQFRIIFAAATALMTAAVLVSLALQETTLKSQRRRFYFAKKFTKFYMLEVFYGARKQIFITFAPYVLILQYGADTSIIAMLLGICAVFGFFLNPLVGRIIDRLGYKVVMVCDTLILIVVCLLYGFSHRLFPPHIAFIVVCVNYILDSIISMASMASNIYVQRIASSQEEITATLSTGISVNHVISIFIALMGGWIWKVTGIEVLFSLSAFLGLLNSVYAATINVEKEEVKTPSGT, translated from the coding sequence ATGAAATTCTTTAATGACATCTACCGGCCTGATGCAAAGGTGGCCAGGTTTCTGAGTGTCCTTGTGCTCTCGGGGATAGCTTATGGCTTGTACAGGGGCATTCAGGATAACTATCTTGCGGAAATTGTCCATATCAGCCCTTTTGAACGGGGCATTGTGGAATTCTTCAGGGAAATCCCGGGACTCCTGGTGGTGATAATCCTGGCCCTGATGTACCGTTTTTCCGACAGCCGCATTTTCAAGATAGGCTCCGCCCTCATGGCGGCGGGCCTCGTGGGGCTCCTCCTTTCCAGCGTCAACTTTGTGGGCGTCAAGTTTGTAGTGGTGATCTTCATGGTGGTTTTCAGCTCGGGCGAGCACATCATCATGCCTGTGAAAACCACCCTTACCCTGGACCTTGCAAAACGGGAAAAATCAGGCGCGGCTCTGGGCCTCTCGGGCGCCATTGGCCAGCTGGGGAATATCGCCGGCTATGTGATCGTAACAGGCCTTTTTTATATCATGTCCCGCATCGGATTTAAGCGCAATGATATTATGCAGTTCAGGATAATTTTTGCCGCTGCCACAGCCCTTATGACTGCCGCAGTATTGGTGTCATTGGCCTTGCAGGAAACCACTTTAAAATCCCAAAGGCGCCGTTTCTACTTCGCAAAAAAATTCACCAAATTCTACATGCTCGAAGTTTTCTACGGCGCCCGGAAACAGATCTTTATTACCTTTGCGCCTTATGTGCTGATTCTCCAATACGGCGCCGATACTTCCATCATCGCCATGCTCCTGGGCATCTGCGCTGTTTTCGGCTTCTTCCTGAACCCCCTGGTAGGCCGCATCATCGACAGGCTGGGCTACAAAGTGGTCATGGTCTGCGACACCCTCATCCTTATCGTTGTCTGCCTCCTTTACGGATTTTCCCACCGTCTCTTTCCGCCGCATATCGCATTCATAGTGGTATGCGTCAATTATATATTGGATTCGATAATTTCCATGGCCAGCATGGCAAGCAACATTTACGTGCAGCGCATAGCTTCGAGCCAGGAGGAAATCACCGCCACCCTCTCCACAGGTATCTCGGTCAACCACGTGATAAGCATATTCATCGCCCTTATGGGAGGATGGATATGGAAGGTCACGGGGATTGAAGTGCTCTTCTCACTCTCGGCGTTTTTGGGACTGCTGAACAGCGTTTACGCGGCCACGATCAATGTGGAGAAGGAAGAGGTTAAAACGCCGAGCGGGACATAG